GTGAAAAAAATTACATCTTTTTTTATTAGTCATACTTTAACCAGATGCTTGAGCAGAAGTATGTCTATCTTGTTTTTTTTAAATAAATTGACTATAATTTGCGCCTTTCCAATTTGATCATCAGGTAGGCTATGGCCAATAAAGAGGAACTCATTGAGTTCGAAGGCGTTGTCACCGAAACGCTTCCTAATACGATGTTCCGTGTACGTCTTGAAAACGGTCACGAAGTTATTGCACACATTTCTGGTAAAATGCGTAAACACTATATTCGTATTCTTACTGGCGACAGTGTAAAAGTCGAAATGACTCCATATGACCTCACTAAAGGTCGTATTACGTACCGTGCTCGCTAATTAGTGAATGCAAAAAAGCCACTTTATGATGTGGCTTTTTTATTGCGTTGTTTATTCACTTAAGCGACTGGTTTTACATCCTACCGTTTGGCATTCACGCAATCTTTCTTGCAGCCAATGGTTTCTTTCTTGCGTTGTCTGTAAACGACATTGCACGTCTACGCTATTCCTATTTGAATCTGTACAATCTGCATCACGTTGACGTATCCACGCGAGCTGAGACTTCTTAAGAATATTTTTCTGCGTGGTATTTAACTTAACTCGCAGTGCTTGATAGTTCTTATTCAGATCTGCATCAGCGCTCGCATAAATTTTATTTGTACAGTAAATATCATCGTAAGTATTTCGGGCACTATCACAGTTATCTGCATAGACCGCAGTCATTCCAAAGCTACATAAAAAAGCAAAAACTATTTTTCTCATACTTTTCTTCCTTAAGTTTTCTATGAAATTATTATTAAAACGGTTTGAATGTAATGATAAATCGTAAGACAAATTTACCTTCTATTTATCATAATCTTCCTTTTTTACTTTACAAGCATTCAAATCCAACCTATTGTTCTTTAATAATAAATATAATTTTTTTATTGAGATAAAAATGAATATAGATACCCGATGTCAAATTGGCCTACTTTGTTTAATCATAATGAATGTGAGCGGTTGTACTAGCCACCCCCGCCAATCTATAGATTTACAAGAATATTTAAAGGGTTTTCTAGGCAAATCATCGAACACCATTCAGCAAGATATCAATCTACGCAGTCTTGGTTTTCAAGTTGCAAATACTCCTCAAAAAACATCCAATCAACTCATCTATACGATTTTACGGCCATTAAACATTCCAATCCCGATGGTGACTAATGTCGACATGAGAGGTAATTCTGTCGCTATACAATCTGGAAATTTGAGCAGCAACTCTTACGATTTGAATTTCAACTGTAAAGTTATTTTTCAGCTTAAAAATGATATTGCCGAGTCTATTCAATATGAAGGCAAAGCCTGCTAAAACATAGGCACAAAAAAAACGCAGCGTTGAGCTGCGTTTTTTAGCGAAGTAAGTTTTAAGCAAGCACGGCTACAACTGCTTCACCCATCTCGGCTGTACCAACTTTTGTCATACCATCAGACATAATATCTGCTGTACGCAAGCCTTGATCAAGTACTTGACCTACAGCATCTTCAATTGCTTTTGCAGCAGCTTCTTCACGGAATGTATAGCGAAGCATCATTGCAACAGAAAGAATCGTTGCTAATGGGTTAGCCACATTTTGACCCGCGATGTCAGGTGCAGAACCATGACAAGGCTCATACATACCTTTGCCATTTTCATCTAACGATGCAGATGGCAACATACCGATTGAACCTGTAAGCATTGCTGCTTCATCAGATAAAATATCACCAAATAAGTTACCCGTTACGATCACGTCAAACTGTTTAGGCGCACGTACAAGCTGCATTGCAGCATTATCCACATACATATGTGAAAGCTGAATGTTTGAATAACTTGCTTGCTGTAAATCAGTAACTGTTTGCTTCCAAAGTTCTGTAACTTCTAAAACGTTCGCTTTATCGACCGAACAAACTTTACCACCACGTAAACCTGCAAGCTCAAAAGCAACTTTGGCAATGCGCTTAATTTCACTTTCAGAATAAACGTCCGTGTTATAGCCTTGTTTTTCACCATTTTCGAGTTCACGGATACCACGTGGCTGACCGAAATAAATGCCGCCAGTCAATTCACGAACAATTAAAATATCTAAGCCAGCAACAATTTCAGGTTTTAAGCTAGAAGCATCTGCCAATTGCGGGTATAAAATCGCTGGGCGCAAGTTAGCAAACAAGTTAAGTTCACTACGAATTTTTAAAAGACCACGTTCAGGACGAATAGAACGCTCAATTGCATCCCATTTTGGTCCGCCTACCGCACCTAATAAAATTGCATCAGCTTTTTTTGCTTGTTCACTCGTTACAGCTGGATACGGTTCACCATGCGCATCAATTGCAGCGCCGCCCAATAGGCCATGTTCCCAAGTCAACGATAAATTAAATTTTTCATTTACTGTATTTAATACTTTTTCTGCTGCCCCAACAATTTCAGGACCAATACCATCACCAGCTAAAATTAAAATCTGTTTAGACATGAACTTTTTCCATTTTTTCAAAAACAAGCAGCGTTATGATTACCGCGGTGTTAGTTTTTTCTGTTCAAGGAACTCGCCTAGTCCTGTTGTTACATCAAATGGTCGACAAAAACGGCGAATTACACGCCCATCCTGATCTAAATCGACACATAATGGATCTGGTACAGAAACATTGAGCAAACTACCTGAACGGTTAGATTTGTCTCGGTACATTTTAAATGTATAGCGATGGTTGGCATTAAACTGGTGAATCACATGGAATGTTTCTGCCCGATCTGGAGAAATCGGATAAAAACGGATCACCACTTCATATTGTTTAGCGGGCACAGATAAATATAAACTGTTGGTTTGACCAAGCACTGAACCATGCAACCGTACAATTCCTTGATGAATTGCCTGATTACTAATTCGTCGTGTTTGCGCATCCACTACAGTAATATCATTTAGTCGTTCAAATTCACAACTCTTCGCGCCCGAACAATATATTGCTGCATTCTGCCCCAAATTTTCTTGTTCAGCCTGCTTAATACGGACAGTATCCACTACATTGTACGTGCTCTGACAAGCACTGAGTGTTATTGCGCACAGGCTCAACAAAAAGCTATGAGTAACGTTCCTCTTCATTGTTCAAGCCCAATCCTCATCTAGTGCATAATTTTAAGGTGTTTTTATGCTTTAGCATGTTAGCAAGAGTTTGAACACTACGCCATGGCTATGTTTAAAATGTACCAAAAGGTTAATTTAACTCTTGGAATACCCAAGGACGAACTTGTTTAGTTTTTTCTTCATAAGCACGAATTGCATCGGCATTTTGAAGAGTTAAACCAATATCATCCAAGCCATTTAACAAGCAATGCTTGCGAAATGGGTCAACTTCAAATTTAAAAGCTTCACCTGTTGGAGTGCGAACTTCCTGAGCAGCTAAATCAATTGTTAATTGATATCCTTCATTAGCAGCACATTCTTTAAATAACTGATCAACAATTTCTTCTGACAAAATGACAGGTAACATGCCATTTTTGAAACAGTTATTAAAGAAAATATCAGCAAAGCTTGGCGCAATAACAGTACGGAAACCGTATTCATTTAATGCCCAAGGCGCATGCTCACGGCTTGAACCACAACCAAAGTTAGTACGAGCAATTAAAACATTTGCGTCTTGATAACGTGGTTGGTTCAAAACGAAATCCGGATTTTTTGGACGTACCGAGTTATCTTGTCCCGGATAGCCTTCATCTAAATAACGAAGTTCATCAAATAAGTTATCGCCAAAACCAGTACGTTTGATTGATTTCAAAAACTGTTTTGGAATAATTAAATCTGTATCAACATTGGCACGATCTAATGGTGCAACGATACCTTGTTCAACTGTATAAGCTTTCATGGTTTGCTCCAGACCGAATTAAAATGAACGAACATCAACAAAGTGACCTGCGATTGCAGCCGCTGCCGCCATTGCGGGGCTCACCAAGTGAGTGCGACCACCATTGCCTTGACGGCCTTCAAAGTTACGGTTAGACGTCGATGCGCAATGTTCACCCGGTTGTAATTTATCTGCATTCATTGCTAAACACATGGAACAACCTGGTTCACGCCATTCAAAACCAGCTTCCAAGAAGATTTTATCCAAGCCTTCTTTTTCTGCCTGTTGTTTCACCAAACCAGACCCTGGAACAATCATAGCTTGCTTAATGCTAGAGGCTACTTTACGACCCTTAACCACCTCAGCCGCAGCACGAATATCTTCAATACGAGAGTTAGTGCAAGAACCAATAAAGACACGGTCAAGTTGAATATCAGCTAATGCTTGACCTGCATTTAAGCCCATATATTGATAAGCACGCGTCCAGTCATTACGTTGAACGTCATCTTTTGCTTGTTCTAAAGTTGGTACAGCTTCTGTGACAGGAATAACCATTTCAGGTGAAGTTCCCCAAGACACTTGTGGCTCGATCTCTGCGCCATTTAATTCAACGACTGCATCAAAAACTGCATCTTCATCTGAATGCAAAGTGTCCCAGTAAACAACTGCTTGTTCCCATTGCTCACCTTTTGGTGCATAGCTACGGCCTTTCACGTAGTCAACAGTTTTGTCATCAACAGCAACCATACCAACACGAGCGCCAGCTTCAATCGCCATGTTACATACCGTCATACGTCCTTCAATCGACATATCACGGAAAACTTGACCACCGAACTCGATTGCATAGCCTGTACCACCAGCAGTACCAATTTTAGCAATGATTGCCAACACAACATCTTTTGGTGTTACGCCTTTGCCTAATACGCCATCTACACGCACTAACATGTTTTTAGATTTTTTCTGGATCAAACATTGTGTTGCTAACACATGTTCAACTTCAGATGTTCCAATACCATGTGCCAAGCAACCGAAAGCACCGTGAGTAGCTGTATGTGAATCACCACATACAACAGTCATGCCCGGCAAAGTTAAGCCCTGTTCAGGCCCAACTACGTGCACGATCCCCTGACGGATATCATTAATGCTGAATTCAACAATATTAAAGGCTTTACAGTTGTCATCTAAGGTTTGAACTTGAATACGAGACGTATCATCTTCAATACCTGCAATGCCTTGGTCACGTTCTTTTTTAGACGTTGGAACGTTATGGTCCGGTGTAGCAACGTTTGCACTTAAACGCCATGGTTGACGACCTGCAAGTTGCAAACCTTCAAATGCTTGTGGACTAGTCACTTCATGCAATAAATGACGGTCAATATAAAGTAAACATGAGCCATCATCACGCTGTGAAACAACGTGGTCATCCCACAATTTGTCATATAAAGTTTTGCCTGCCATGTCGTCTTGCTCCATTGGACTGGGTAATTCTAATCTTTCTTCGATTATAGCCAGAGTTTCACATAAATCTAATTTATCATTTTTATAAATTAGAAAACTTTTTGGAATAAATTATAATTCCTTTGAGATACCTCAAATTCAATAAATCGCTTTTGTTAATGATTATCATTTGCATAATCAATTTTTAATCTTATACTCTCATCTCTATACTAAAAATATCTAAAGTGGCTAAAGAGAATGATCATGGCTAATATTCAAAAATTTGTTGTAAATAATCAACGCACATTAAAGAAAACCTTCAGCTATTACATTATGCATATTAGCGTAGCAATGATAGTTGCATACTTTGTAACAGGTAATATCTGGATGGCTTTAACCCTAAGCATGCTCGAACCAACCGTACAAGCATTTGCTTTTTTCTTCCATGAAAAAGTATGGGCAGCTAAAGATCGCCGCATATCTGCCTTAGCAGAAGAAGAAACAACAGCTTAGGCTAAGATTAGTGCGGTAATTCACAACTTTCTCACTGGTTTTGCTGCAAGCATGATACGATTTTGGCTCGGCAACTTTAGCCCCTCGATTTTTCTATTCCAAGTTGAGTTGTATTATGAATCTTGCAGCCTTTGAAGCTTTTGTAAAAGTTATGGAAACAGGGTCTATCTCTGTGGCAGCAGATCAATTATTTATTACTCAACCTGCTGTTACCAAACGAATTCACAGTCTAGAAGAGTATTTTGGTGTAAAACTATTTGAGTCCGCAGGCCGAGGTGTACAGGCAACTCATGCTGCACATTCATTATTACCAAAAGTTAAAAACTGGTTAAATGAGCTGGGTGATATTCACCATACGCTTAGCCATGAACAAACTCAGGTGCAGGGCCGTTTAAAAGTCGGTACGAGTCACCATATTGGTTTACATCATTTACCTTCTCCACTTAAACATTTTGTTCAGCAATTTCCTCAAGTCACTTTAGATGTGCATTTTGTTGATTCAGAGCAAGCCCATGAACAAGTACTTGCTGGTGATTTAGAGTTAGCATTTTTAACGCTTCCCCCTTCAGGCGATGAGCGTCTTAACTACATTACAATCTGGAATGATCCGTTAGTGTTTGTTGCTGCTCCATTTCACCCACTTGCACAAAAAGAGCATCTGACCTTACAAGATTTAATTGAATATCCAAGCTTATTACCCGCGGCACAAACCTACACTGCTCAAATCACTTTAGCCGAATTTGAAAAGCAAGGACTGAAACCAAAAATCACCATGAGTAATAACCCTCTTGAGTCAATTCGCATGTTGGTGTCTATTGGTTTAGGTTGGTCAGTTTTACCAAAAACTCTGCTAAACCAAGATATGCAGCAACTTGATTTAGATGTCGAAATGAATCGTCAATTAGGCATGGTGTGGCATCCTGCACGTACTCAATCTAGAGCTATGCAAGAATTGATTAAAATGATGCAGGAATAATTGAATTAACGACTATATTTTTTAAAAAAGATATAAATTAAAACAGCGAAAGGTAGTAGTAAAAACAGAACGCCCCAACTGAAACATATAGCAGCGAAAATAATTCCGCCAAATGCACTCACAAACAGTAAAGCAATAATATAAATTAATAGTTCGCCCAAAAGAACGGTGAGTAGCTGATCTATTAACTCATGAAAAAAACCATAGCCTCGTTTAATTTTAATACGGTTATTTTTAGTCATTATTGTTCTTTTCATAGTTTTAGTTTAACTAAAGGATGCCACCAATTTTGAACTGGCATCCTATTAGATTTACGATGGCTCAAATTATGATGAGCTTAGTGACCAGTCCTGAATATCCCAATTATTTTCTTGAGCCAATTTTTCAAGGCGATCATCAGGATTTA
This region of Acinetobacter sp. XS-4 genomic DNA includes:
- the infA gene encoding translation initiation factor IF-1, whose translation is MANKEELIEFEGVVTETLPNTMFRVRLENGHEVIAHISGKMRKHYIRILTGDSVKVEMTPYDLTKGRITYRAR
- a CDS encoding lysozyme inhibitor LprI family protein, producing the protein MRKIVFAFLCSFGMTAVYADNCDSARNTYDDIYCTNKIYASADADLNKNYQALRVKLNTTQKNILKKSQLAWIRQRDADCTDSNRNSVDVQCRLQTTQERNHWLQERLRECQTVGCKTSRLSE
- the leuB gene encoding 3-isopropylmalate dehydrogenase, with translation MSKQILILAGDGIGPEIVGAAEKVLNTVNEKFNLSLTWEHGLLGGAAIDAHGEPYPAVTSEQAKKADAILLGAVGGPKWDAIERSIRPERGLLKIRSELNLFANLRPAILYPQLADASSLKPEIVAGLDILIVRELTGGIYFGQPRGIRELENGEKQGYNTDVYSESEIKRIAKVAFELAGLRGGKVCSVDKANVLEVTELWKQTVTDLQQASYSNIQLSHMYVDNAAMQLVRAPKQFDVIVTGNLFGDILSDEAAMLTGSIGMLPSASLDENGKGMYEPCHGSAPDIAGQNVANPLATILSVAMMLRYTFREEAAAKAIEDAVGQVLDQGLRTADIMSDGMTKVGTAEMGEAVVAVLA
- the leuD gene encoding 3-isopropylmalate dehydratase small subunit, with the translated sequence MKAYTVEQGIVAPLDRANVDTDLIIPKQFLKSIKRTGFGDNLFDELRYLDEGYPGQDNSVRPKNPDFVLNQPRYQDANVLIARTNFGCGSSREHAPWALNEYGFRTVIAPSFADIFFNNCFKNGMLPVILSEEIVDQLFKECAANEGYQLTIDLAAQEVRTPTGEAFKFEVDPFRKHCLLNGLDDIGLTLQNADAIRAYEEKTKQVRPWVFQELN
- the leuC gene encoding 3-isopropylmalate dehydratase large subunit; translation: MAGKTLYDKLWDDHVVSQRDDGSCLLYIDRHLLHEVTSPQAFEGLQLAGRQPWRLSANVATPDHNVPTSKKERDQGIAGIEDDTSRIQVQTLDDNCKAFNIVEFSINDIRQGIVHVVGPEQGLTLPGMTVVCGDSHTATHGAFGCLAHGIGTSEVEHVLATQCLIQKKSKNMLVRVDGVLGKGVTPKDVVLAIIAKIGTAGGTGYAIEFGGQVFRDMSIEGRMTVCNMAIEAGARVGMVAVDDKTVDYVKGRSYAPKGEQWEQAVVYWDTLHSDEDAVFDAVVELNGAEIEPQVSWGTSPEMVIPVTEAVPTLEQAKDDVQRNDWTRAYQYMGLNAGQALADIQLDRVFIGSCTNSRIEDIRAAAEVVKGRKVASSIKQAMIVPGSGLVKQQAEKEGLDKIFLEAGFEWREPGCSMCLAMNADKLQPGEHCASTSNRNFEGRQGNGGRTHLVSPAMAAAAAIAGHFVDVRSF
- a CDS encoding DUF2061 domain-containing protein: MIMANIQKFVVNNQRTLKKTFSYYIMHISVAMIVAYFVTGNIWMALTLSMLEPTVQAFAFFFHEKVWAAKDRRISALAEEETTA
- a CDS encoding LysR family transcriptional regulator, whose protein sequence is MNLAAFEAFVKVMETGSISVAADQLFITQPAVTKRIHSLEEYFGVKLFESAGRGVQATHAAHSLLPKVKNWLNELGDIHHTLSHEQTQVQGRLKVGTSHHIGLHHLPSPLKHFVQQFPQVTLDVHFVDSEQAHEQVLAGDLELAFLTLPPSGDERLNYITIWNDPLVFVAAPFHPLAQKEHLTLQDLIEYPSLLPAAQTYTAQITLAEFEKQGLKPKITMSNNPLESIRMLVSIGLGWSVLPKTLLNQDMQQLDLDVEMNRQLGMVWHPARTQSRAMQELIKMMQE